A stretch of Dromaius novaehollandiae isolate bDroNov1 chromosome 8, bDroNov1.hap1, whole genome shotgun sequence DNA encodes these proteins:
- the MUTYH gene encoding adenine DNA glycosylase, with amino-acid sequence MSQLRAAAAAARGLRRSRAVRSPEKSRKGAAPRGGGPAPAPAQPPARHLFSDAAEIEALRRNLLAWYDKCKRDLPWRTLAASEPDVDRRAYAVWVSEIMLQQTQVATVIDYYNRWMQKWPTLQALAEASLEEVNELWAGLGYYSRGKRLQEAARKVVSELAGRMPRTAEDLQKLLPGVGRYTAGAIASISYGQATGVVDGNVIRVLCRLRCIGADSSNPAVIDRLWDMANALVDRSRPGDFNQALMELGATVCVPKAPLCEQCPVKQHCRARRRVEKELALASQRLLGTCLPVPDVEDCSVGGCPFCPPATEPWDSSLGVTNFPRKAAKKQPRVAWTATCVLERRGRCGALEYLIVQRPSSGLLAGLWEFPSLPLALGLQEEKQREALADHLRAWTGWPVAAGGLRYVGEVIHIFSHIHQTYVVYSLPMDGDVTLDPALSPSRWVTEEEFHASAVSTAMKKVLKACKKQCGEQNGFGKGSKRKRGAKPGGASSCPTGTQLSLHAFLRAPSPQ; translated from the exons ATGAGCcagctgcgggcggcggcggcggctgcccgggggCTCCGACGGAGCCGCGCGGTCCGGTCCCCGGAGAAGAGCCGGAagggcgccgcgccccgcggag GGGGCCCTGCTCCGGCACCCGCTCAGCCGCCCGCGCGGCACCTCTTCAGCGATGCAGCCGAGATCGAGGCCTTGCGCAGGAACCTGCTCGCTTGGTACGACAAATGCAAGCGGGACCTTCCCTGGAGGACGCTG GCTGCAAGTGAGCCAGATGTTGACAGACGGGCGTATGCAG TGTGGGTGTCTGAGATCATGCTCCAGCAGACACAGGTGGCTACAGTGATCGACTACTACAACCGCTGGATGCAG AAATGGCCAACGCTGCAGGCTCTGGCGGAGGCGTCCCTGGAG GAGGTGAATGAGCTGTGGGCAGGACTCGGCTACTACTCACGAGGGAAGCGTCTGCAGGAGGCGGCGAGGAAG GTTGTGTCCGAGCTGGCTGGCAGGATGCCCAGGACGGCTGAGGACCTGCAGAAACTTCTGCCGGGAGTGGGCAGATACACAGCGGGAGCCATTGCTTCCATCTCATATGGGCAG GCTACAGGTGTTGTGGATGGGAACGTGATCCGTGTCCTGTGCCGCCTGCGGTGCATCGGTGCCGACTCCAGCAACCCGGCGGTCATCGACCGGCTCTG GGACATGGCCAACGCCCTGGTAGACAGGAGCCGCCCGGGGGATTTTAACCAAGCCCTGATGGAGCTGGGGGCTACTGTGTGCGTGCCCAAGGCCCCGCTGTGTGAGCAGTGCCCCGTGAAGCAGCACTGCCGAGCACGGCGCAGG GTGGAGAAGGAGCTGGCCTTGGCCTCCCAGAGGCTGCTTGGGACCTGCCTCCCGGTGCCTGATGTCGAGGACTGCA GTGTTGGGGGTTGTCCGTTTTGCCCCCCGGCCACGGAGCCGTGGGACAGCAGCCTGGGGGTGACCAACTTCCCCCGGAAAGCAGCAAAGAAGCAGCCGCGGGTGGCGTGGACGGCCACGTGCGTGCTGGAGCGGAGGGGCCGCTGCGGGGCCCTGGAGTACCTCATCGTGCAGAGACCCAGCTCAG ggctcCTGGCCGGGCTCTGGGAGTTCCCAAGCCTTCCACTGGCTCTGGgtctgcaggaggagaagcagagggagGCGCTGGCGGATCATCTGCGGGCCTGGACAGGGTGGCCTGTCGCAGCAGGAGGCCTGCGGTATGTTGGAGAG GTCATCCACATCTTCTCCCACATCCATCAGACGTATGTGGTCTACTCCCTACCCATGGATGGGGATGTGACCCTTGACCCAGCGTTGTCCCCATCCCGCTGGGTGACGGAGGAGGAGTTCCATGCCTCGGCTGTGTCCACGGCCATGAAGAAG GTGTTGAAAGCGTGCAAGAAGCAGTGTGGGGAGCAGAACGGCTTTGGCAAG GGCTCCAAGAGGAAGCGGGGGGCGAAGCCAGGGGGAGCCAGTAGCTGCCCCACTGGGACACAGCTCTCCCTCCACGCCTTCCTCCGGGCACCGAGCCCCCAGTGA